The following are encoded in a window of Novosphingobium sp. ZN18A2 genomic DNA:
- a CDS encoding MFS transporter, with product MDTDLVGRNTRAGGHPAVGPGEIAIGVIIGRTSEFFDFFVFAIASVLVFPQLVFPFVDRLTGTIWSFGIFALAFIARPVGSLVFMAIDRHQGRAAKLTVALFLLGGSTAAMAFLPGYETLGISAAILLAILRLGQGFALGGAWDGLASLLALNAPEDKRGWYAMIPQLGAPIGLVVASGLFAYFTATLSAADFLDWGWRYPFFVAFAINVVALFARLRIVTTDDYKRLFERKDLQPAPVLQTIRAEGRSIVIGAFAPLASFALFHMVTVFPLSWIFLFTREVPSTFLLIEMFAGFVGILAIIASGTLADRYGRRTLLGVSAAVIAVFSGFAPQLLDAGMVGEIVFMVIGFVLLGLAFGQSSGAVAANFSGDARYTASALTSDLAWLFGAGFAPLAALLLASNFGLIAAGGYLLSGAVLTLVALAVNKELVQRN from the coding sequence ATGGACACCGATTTGGTCGGTCGGAACACGCGCGCCGGCGGGCATCCCGCGGTCGGCCCGGGCGAGATTGCTATTGGCGTGATCATCGGCCGCACGTCGGAATTCTTCGATTTCTTCGTATTCGCCATCGCGTCTGTGCTGGTGTTTCCGCAACTTGTGTTTCCTTTCGTCGACCGGCTGACCGGCACGATCTGGTCGTTCGGCATCTTCGCGCTGGCCTTCATCGCGCGTCCGGTGGGCAGCCTTGTGTTCATGGCGATAGACAGGCACCAGGGCCGCGCCGCCAAGCTGACGGTCGCATTGTTCCTGCTGGGCGGGTCGACCGCGGCGATGGCGTTTCTGCCGGGTTACGAGACGCTGGGCATCAGTGCTGCGATCTTGCTGGCGATCCTGCGCCTTGGGCAGGGCTTCGCGCTGGGCGGTGCATGGGACGGGCTCGCCTCGCTGCTTGCGCTCAACGCGCCGGAGGACAAGCGCGGCTGGTATGCGATGATCCCGCAGCTTGGCGCGCCGATCGGGCTGGTGGTGGCCAGCGGGCTTTTCGCCTATTTTACCGCAACGCTGTCTGCCGCCGATTTCCTTGACTGGGGCTGGCGTTATCCGTTCTTCGTCGCCTTCGCGATCAACGTCGTTGCGCTGTTCGCCCGGCTGCGCATCGTGACGACGGACGATTACAAGCGGCTGTTCGAACGTAAGGATCTCCAGCCCGCGCCGGTGCTGCAGACGATTCGCGCCGAAGGCCGCAGCATCGTGATCGGCGCCTTCGCTCCGCTGGCAAGTTTCGCGCTGTTCCACATGGTTACGGTGTTTCCGCTTTCGTGGATTTTCCTGTTCACGCGCGAAGTGCCGTCGACCTTCCTGCTGATCGAAATGTTCGCCGGTTTTGTCGGCATTCTTGCGATCATCGCATCGGGGACACTGGCCGACCGCTATGGCCGGCGAACGCTGCTCGGCGTTTCGGCGGCGGTGATCGCGGTGTTCAGCGGTTTCGCGCCGCAGTTGCTCGATGCCGGGATGGTGGGCGAGATCGTGTTCATGGTGATCGGCTTCGTGTTGCTGGGCCTTGCCTTCGGGCAAAGCTCGGGCGCGGTCGCGGCGAACTTCTCGGGCGATGCACGTTATACCGCGTCTGCCCTGACATCTGACCTTGCCTGGCTGTTCGGCGCCGGTTTCGCGCCGCTTGCAGCCCTTCTGCTGGCAAGCAACTTCGGCCTGATCGCGGCAGGCGGCTATCTGCTGTCGGGCGCTGTCCTGACACTGGTCGCGCTTGCGGTGAACAAGGAACTTGTCCAGCGCAACTGA
- the cyoA gene encoding ubiquinol oxidase subunit II codes for MRAGAALAGLFPLLGGCSAVVLNPSGDVASQQADLVIIATVLMLLIIVPVMTLTVLFARKYRASNTEAEYEPDWEHSTQLELVIWSAPLLIIIALGAVTWTGTHKLDPYHPIDRLSAGKPVPAGVTPLEVDVVAMDWKWLFIYPQYGVATVNDLAAPVDRPIRFRLTASTVMTDFYIPALAGQIYAMPSMETQLNAVINKPGVYDGFNANYSGDGFNWMKFKFHGLSDAGFDQWIGQARDSGKTLDRMGYLQLDKPSKAVPIMRFGNVAPNLYQLALNNCMKPGTPCVANQMLKNKATAAGVNPESAANATDSAMSAKMAGHGAGAMADSRSDAHTPGPLRGAGLTPPNARPDRDVMAEAAPEPHAPSSL; via the coding sequence ATGCGTGCGGGTGCCGCGTTGGCCGGCCTTTTCCCGCTGCTTGGCGGATGCAGCGCCGTGGTGCTCAACCCGTCGGGCGACGTCGCTTCGCAACAGGCCGACCTGGTGATCATCGCCACGGTCCTGATGTTGCTGATCATCGTGCCGGTCATGACGCTGACCGTGCTGTTCGCACGGAAGTATCGCGCATCGAACACAGAGGCCGAGTACGAGCCCGATTGGGAGCATTCCACCCAGCTGGAACTGGTGATCTGGTCGGCCCCGCTGCTGATCATCATCGCGCTGGGCGCGGTGACGTGGACCGGCACGCACAAGCTCGATCCGTATCATCCGATCGACCGCCTAAGCGCCGGCAAACCCGTTCCCGCGGGCGTTACCCCGCTTGAGGTCGACGTGGTGGCGATGGACTGGAAGTGGCTGTTTATCTACCCGCAATACGGCGTCGCGACGGTCAACGACCTGGCGGCTCCGGTGGACCGGCCGATCCGCTTCCGCCTGACCGCCTCCACGGTGATGACGGACTTCTATATCCCCGCGCTGGCCGGCCAGATCTATGCGATGCCCAGCATGGAGACGCAGCTCAACGCCGTGATCAACAAGCCCGGCGTCTATGACGGGTTCAACGCCAACTATTCGGGCGATGGCTTCAACTGGATGAAGTTCAAGTTCCACGGTCTTTCGGACGCGGGCTTCGATCAGTGGATCGGCCAGGCCAGGGATTCGGGCAAGACGCTTGACCGGATGGGCTATCTGCAACTCGACAAGCCGAGCAAGGCAGTGCCGATCATGCGCTTCGGCAATGTTGCGCCCAACCTTTACCAGCTGGCGCTCAACAACTGCATGAAGCCGGGAACGCCCTGTGTCGCCAACCAGATGCTGAAGAACAAGGCGACGGCTGCGGGCGTAAATCCCGAGTCCGCGGCAAATGCAACGGATTCGGCAATGAGCGCGAAGATGGCAGGCCACGGTGCAGGCGCGATGGCCGATTCGCGCTCCGATGCGCATACGCCCGGCCCGTTGCGCGGCGCGGGCCTGACCCCACCGAACGCACGCCCCGATCGCGACGTGATGGCCGAAGCGGCGCCCGAACCGCACGCACCGTCCAGCCTCTGA